A stretch of the Takifugu flavidus isolate HTHZ2018 chromosome 1, ASM371156v2, whole genome shotgun sequence genome encodes the following:
- the LOC130519246 gene encoding major facilitator superfamily domain-containing protein 1-like, which translates to MNDLLLILIPFTGYYRFVVLLFNCLQTFGSFFCYDIPSVLQDQFQGNLTCPNATEVNGTVDCVLGMGMTPQQYNLLFAVHSWASVVVTLMSGFLIDKFGNFFGIYLFSILCILGSALFALGSHFNGTPYLLPLMLAGRLILGAGSGSVVVLQDRITAFWFKGKEMGMAFGVTIGFSRLGSVLNFFITHHFEQTYGLQWILWGGALLCVFAFGTALIVGFLDQMGIKQLGLDRIIKEESSKIRIQDVKLLPLRYYLLTLSITFFYNIILPLVADASKFILDKFSGYSQEEAANVAGTIYITALVFTTVAGCLIDFVGLRGIILLACTILTLPVSAILAFTNVSPLISTLWLGLTYSFVAVSTWPSIALVVPRATLGTAIGVTGAVSVAGTGISNLIIGSILGTKNGKAKIPLWRWQWMMIYLLFNNICCIITSVLLNISDHRQDGILNKTRKSSKQTEEDDDRESLSHKWDAQEMSIRSPMK; encoded by the exons ATGAATGATCTCCTCCTCATTCTCATTCCATTTACAGGCTATTATCGCTTTGTGGTGCTGCTCTTCAACTGTCTGCAGACGTTTGGGTCCTTCTTTTGCTATGACATCCCCAGTGTGTTGCAGGATCAGTTCCAGGGG AACCTGACCTGTCCCAATGCAACGGAGGTCAACGGGACAGTCGACTGTGTCCTGGGCATGGGCATGACCCCCCAGCAGTACAATCTGCTTTTTGCTGTCCATTCCTGGGC GAGTGTGGTGGTGACGCTCATGTCTGGGTTCCTGATCGATAAATTCGGAAACTTTT TTGGAATATATCTGTTCTCCATTCTGTGTATTTTGGGCTCAGCACTGTTTGCACTGGGTTCCCACTTCAATGGGACTCCCTACCTGCTGCCACTGATGCTCGCAGGCCGACTGATCCTCGGAGCGGGCAGCGGATCTGTAGTTG TTTTGCAGGATCGCATTACAGCTTTCTGGTTCAAAGGCAAGGAGATGGGCATGGCCTTCGGGGTGACCATAGGTTTCTCTCGTTTGGGTTCCGTCCTGAATTTCTTCATCACTCATCATTTTGAACAAACATATGGTCTCCAGTGGATACTCTGGGGCG GTgctttgctgtgtgtttttgcctttGGAACTGCCCTCATAGTTGGATTCTTGGACCAGATGGGGATCAAGCAGTTGGGTCTTGATAGGATCATCAAAGAGGAGTCTAGCAAAATA AGGATTCAGGACGTGAAGCTCCTGCCACTGAGATACTACCTGCTAACTCTCAGCATCACCTTTTTTTACAACATCATTTTACCCCTCGTTGCTGATGCCAG TAAGTTTATCCTTGATAAGTTCAGCGGCTACAGTCAGGAGGAGGCAGCCAATGTTGCCGGAACTATTTATATCACTGCACTGGTTTTCACAACTGTTGCAGGTTGTCTCATA GACTTTGTGGGTCTGCGGGGTATCATTCTGCTGGCCTGCACCATCCTCACGCTGCCCGTGTCAGCCATTTTGGCCTTCACCAAcgtctctcctctcatctccactCTATGGCTGGGACTGACCTACTCTTTTGTTGCT GTGAGCACGTGGCCATCCATCGCCTTGGTGGTGCCTCGGGCCACTCTGGGAACCGCCATCGGTGTGACAGGGGCCGTGTCCGTGGCTGGAACTGGGATATCTAATCTGATAATCGGATCCATCTTGGGTACCAAAAACGG TAAGGCAAAAATTCCATTGTGGCGTTGGCAGTGGATGATGATCTACTTGTTATTCAACAacatctgctgcatcatcacCTCAGTGCTGCTCAACATCTCCGACCAcagacag GACGGGATCCTGAACAAGACGAGGAAAAGCTCGAAGCAGACGGAGGAAGACGACGACAGAGAGTCACTGAGCCACAAATGGGACGCTCAAGAAATGTCAATCAGATCTCCAATGAAGTGA